The following coding sequences are from one Macaca nemestrina isolate mMacNem1 chromosome 1, mMacNem.hap1, whole genome shotgun sequence window:
- the LOC105484906 gene encoding G0/G1 switch protein 2: METVQELIPLAKEMMAQKRKGKMVKLYVLGSVLALFGVVLGLMETVCSPFTAASRLRDQEAAVAELQATLERQALQKQALQEKGKQQDTVLGGRALSNRPHAS, from the coding sequence ATGGAAACGGTCCAGGAGCTGATCCCCCTGGCCAAGGAGATGATGGCCCAGAAGCGCAAGGGGAAGATGGTGAAGCTGTACGTGCTGGGCAGCGTGCTGGCCCTCTTCGGCGTGGTACTCGGCCTGATGGAGACTGTGTGCAGCCCCTTCACGGCCGCCAGCCGTCTGCGGGACCAGGAGGCAGCCGTGGCGGAGCTGCAGGCCACCCTGGAGCGACAGGCTCTCCAGAAGCAAGCCCTGCAGGAGAAAGGCAAGCAGCAGGACACCGTCCTCGGTGGCCGGGCCCTTTCCAACCGGCCGCACGCCTCGTAG